A genome region from Wielerella bovis includes the following:
- a CDS encoding phosphatidate cytidylyltransferase has translation MNLAPQLVPQAGYIFVSVFIALTIASFIGQMLKRQYGNSDTISNLNARIYAWWLMTIVLLCAFWFGRIGATVLFFLISFAALREFMTLIYRRRIDYNNMAVCFYILLPVQYYFVLDQWYGMFSIFIPIYGFLLLPIVSSLSGSTTNFLERTAKTQWMAMICIFCLSHVPALLTLKLDGFLPENNILLLIFLIAVVQCSDVLQYIWGKLVGGKKILPSVSPSKTISGTVGGILSATVLAALMSPITPFSTFQAALIGFVICVMGFLGGLAMSAIKRDYGVKDWGNMIQGHGGMLDRVDSVCFAAPVFFHIVRYFWNG, from the coding sequence ATGAATCTTGCGCCGCAATTAGTACCACAAGCAGGCTATATTTTTGTCAGCGTATTCATCGCGCTGACCATCGCCAGTTTCATCGGACAAATGCTCAAACGCCAATACGGCAACAGCGACACCATCAGCAATCTCAACGCACGGATTTACGCATGGTGGCTGATGACAATTGTGTTATTGTGCGCCTTTTGGTTTGGGCGCATTGGCGCAACCGTCTTGTTTTTCCTGATTTCGTTTGCCGCCTTGCGCGAATTTATGACGCTGATTTATCGCCGCCGCATAGATTACAATAATATGGCAGTATGTTTCTATATTTTGCTGCCTGTGCAATATTATTTTGTGTTAGACCAATGGTATGGCATGTTCAGCATTTTTATTCCGATTTATGGATTCTTATTGCTGCCGATTGTATCCAGTTTAAGCGGTAGCACCACCAATTTCTTGGAACGCACCGCCAAAACGCAATGGATGGCGATGATTTGCATCTTCTGTTTATCGCACGTTCCCGCTTTGCTGACCTTGAAGCTGGATGGATTTTTGCCAGAAAACAATATTTTGCTGCTGATTTTTCTGATTGCGGTGGTGCAATGCAGCGATGTTTTGCAATATATTTGGGGTAAATTGGTCGGTGGCAAGAAAATTTTGCCCAGCGTATCGCCGTCAAAAACCATTTCGGGAACGGTGGGCGGTATTTTGTCTGCCACTGTATTGGCTGCTTTGATGTCGCCAATTACGCCATTTTCCACGTTTCAGGCTGCCTTAATTGGTTTTGTGATTTGTGTGATGGGTTTTTTGGGAGGATTGGCGATGTCTGCCATCAAGCGCGATTATGGTGTGAAAGATTGGGGTAATATGATTCAAGGACACGGCGGCATGCTTGACCGCGTGGATTCGGTGTGTTTCGCTGCGCCAGTGTTTTTTCATATTGTGCGGTATTTTTGGAATGGTTAA
- a CDS encoding quinone-dependent dihydroorotate dehydrogenase, whose protein sequence is MYETLIRPLLFKLEPEQAHHLTIQLLHTFGGMMPRVNPHSKPTSLMGLHLPNPVGLAAGLDKNGEAIDGLAALGFGFIEVGTVTPRPQEGNPQPRLFRSPEHQAIVNRMGFNNHGIDALIANVQRSKYTGVLGINIGKNATTPIENAVDDYLICLEKAYAYASYIVVNISSPNTKNLRDLQGGDELSKLLGSLKDKQAHLRAVHGRYVPLAVKIAPDLDETQIADIAHIVLQTEMDGVIATNTTIDKTALGASPLAQEAGGLSGAPVREASNRVLAQLVRELDGKVPVIGAGGILSGHDAREKMQLGAAAVQIYSGMIYRGAGLVTECIKSL, encoded by the coding sequence ATGTACGAAACTCTAATCCGACCACTTTTGTTCAAACTTGAACCTGAACAAGCACATCATTTAACGATTCAATTATTGCATACATTCGGTGGTATGATGCCACGCGTGAATCCGCATAGTAAGCCCACTTCGCTAATGGGATTGCATTTGCCTAATCCTGTTGGACTGGCTGCTGGTTTGGATAAAAATGGCGAAGCGATTGACGGTTTGGCGGCATTGGGTTTTGGTTTTATTGAAGTGGGCACGGTAACGCCGCGTCCGCAAGAGGGCAATCCGCAACCGCGTTTGTTTCGTTCGCCTGAACACCAAGCGATTGTGAACCGTATGGGCTTTAATAATCATGGCATTGATGCGTTGATTGCGAATGTGCAACGCAGCAAATACACGGGTGTGTTGGGTATCAACATCGGCAAAAATGCCACGACGCCAATAGAAAATGCGGTTGATGATTATTTGATTTGCTTGGAAAAAGCGTATGCGTATGCTTCGTATATTGTGGTTAATATTTCATCGCCGAATACCAAAAATTTGCGTGATTTGCAAGGTGGCGATGAATTGAGCAAATTATTAGGCAGCCTGAAAGACAAACAGGCGCATCTTCGCGCCGTGCATGGACGTTATGTGCCATTGGCGGTGAAAATTGCACCCGATTTGGACGAAACACAAATCGCTGACATCGCGCATATTGTCTTGCAAACGGAAATGGACGGTGTGATTGCCACTAATACTACGATTGACAAAACCGCATTGGGCGCATCGCCATTAGCGCAAGAAGCAGGTGGTTTGAGTGGTGCGCCTGTGCGAGAAGCGAGTAATCGTGTGTTGGCACAACTGGTGCGCGAATTGGACGGCAAAGTGCCTGTGATTGGTGCTGGTGGTATTTTGAGTGGGCATGATGCGCGTGAAAAAATGCAGCTGGGTGCAGCAGCGGTGCAGATTTACAGCGGTATGATTTATCGTGGTGCAGGATTGGTTACGGAATGTATTAAATCGTTGTGA
- a CDS encoding IS982 family transposase, whose protein sequence is MDYLTALFCQIDDFCKEFEPKFNSKLIKNNKIRNRPSCISTAEIMTVLIAFHQYRMRDFKTYYQWQVQSIWQRDCPNMPSYNRFLELATRALPAMLVFLTTQMGKCTGIGVVDSTTLSVCHNRRIHSHKVFKNIAQRGKSSTGWFYGFKLHAVFNHLGELVNFCLTAGNVDDRQGLKQMAKHLFGILVADRGYIGKDLSDWLKEKYGITLLTGIKKGMKPKQYTSEQKKLLKKRGVIETIFGQLKNLCQIEHTRHRLERGFILNLISGLTAYCLFPYKPMMFGKKSLLPMK, encoded by the coding sequence ATGGATTATCTTACCGCACTTTTCTGCCAAATTGATGATTTTTGCAAAGAATTTGAACCCAAATTCAATAGCAAATTGATTAAAAACAATAAAATTCGTAATAGACCAAGTTGTATCAGTACCGCAGAAATCATGACCGTACTGATTGCTTTTCATCAATATCGCATGCGTGATTTCAAAACCTATTACCAATGGCAAGTCCAATCCATTTGGCAGCGAGACTGCCCCAATATGCCCAGCTACAACCGCTTTTTGGAACTGGCTACACGAGCCTTACCTGCTATGTTGGTATTTTTAACCACCCAAATGGGCAAATGCACAGGTATAGGTGTGGTGGATTCAACCACTTTGTCGGTTTGCCACAATCGCCGTATTCACTCGCATAAAGTGTTTAAAAACATCGCGCAAAGGGGCAAAAGCAGTACAGGCTGGTTTTACGGTTTCAAATTGCATGCGGTATTTAACCACTTGGGTGAGCTGGTCAATTTTTGCTTAACCGCAGGCAATGTGGATGACCGTCAAGGTTTAAAACAAATGGCAAAGCACCTATTCGGCATTTTGGTGGCGGATAGGGGCTATATTGGAAAAGATTTAAGTGATTGGCTTAAAGAGAAATATGGCATTACTTTACTAACGGGTATCAAAAAAGGCATGAAACCCAAACAATACACAAGTGAGCAGAAAAAGCTGCTTAAAAAACGTGGTGTTATAGAAACCATTTTTGGGCAACTGAAAAATTTGTGTCAAATTGAACATACTCGGCATCGTTTGGAGCGTGGTTTTATCTTGAATTTGATTTCAGGTTTGACTGCCTATTGCCTGTTTCCTTATAAGCCAATGATGTTTGGAAAAAAGTCTTTGTTACCAATGAAGTAA
- the ftsH gene encoding ATP-dependent zinc metalloprotease FtsH: MGSNIKNLLLWLGLGAAIMFGINYAQEKKPDSQQIEYSQFIQQVKEGQVNNVNIQGSFIGYEITGERTDKTTFRTNAPVDDKMVETLINNKVRVKVTPEKKPGMLQSLFMSLLPVALLIGAWFWFMRMQSGGGKGGAFSFGKSRAKLLDKDANKITFADVAGCDEAKEEVQEIVDYLKAPNRYQSLGGRVPRGILLAGSPGTGKTLLAKAIAGEAGVPFFSISGSDFVEMFVGVGASRVRDMFEQAKKNAPCIIFIDEIDAVGRQRGAGLGGGNDEREQTLNQLLVEMDGFESNQTVIVIAATNRPDVLDPALQRPGRFDRQVVVPLPDIRGREQILKVHAKKVPLDESVDLVTLARGTPGFSGADLANLVNEAALFAGRRNKKKVDQSDFEDAKDKIYMGPERRSMVMHEDEKRATAYHEAGHAIVAESLPFSDPVHKVTIMPRGRALGLTWQLPERDRISMYKDQMLSQLSILFGGRIAEDLYVGRISTGASNDFERATQLAREMVTRFGMSEKMGVMVYAENEGEVFLGRSVTRSQHISEKTQQEVDAEIRRILDEQYAVAYKILSENRDKMETMCKALMDWETIDRDQVLEIMAGKQPSPPKDYSHNVKSEAEQAQDADSEFAKLPEADKQPEFEPAAQSETVKSDNSDNNQNKA, encoded by the coding sequence GTGGGGAGCAACATAAAAAATTTACTATTATGGTTGGGTTTAGGTGCAGCAATTATGTTCGGCATCAATTATGCCCAAGAGAAAAAACCTGATTCACAACAAATTGAATATTCACAATTTATTCAACAAGTGAAAGAAGGACAAGTCAATAATGTAAACATTCAAGGTTCATTTATTGGTTATGAAATCACGGGAGAACGCACGGATAAAACCACATTCCGCACCAATGCACCTGTTGATGACAAAATGGTGGAAACGCTGATTAACAATAAAGTCCGCGTCAAAGTGACACCTGAAAAGAAACCAGGAATGCTCCAAAGTTTGTTTATGAGTTTGTTGCCTGTTGCCTTGTTGATTGGCGCATGGTTCTGGTTTATGCGTATGCAATCGGGTGGTGGCAAAGGCGGCGCATTCTCATTTGGTAAATCGCGCGCCAAATTATTGGATAAAGATGCCAACAAAATTACTTTTGCCGACGTGGCAGGTTGCGATGAAGCCAAAGAAGAAGTCCAAGAAATCGTGGATTATTTGAAAGCCCCCAACCGCTATCAATCTTTGGGCGGACGTGTGCCGCGCGGCATTTTGTTGGCAGGTAGCCCTGGTACGGGTAAAACCTTGTTGGCAAAAGCGATTGCGGGCGAAGCGGGCGTACCGTTTTTCAGCATTTCGGGTTCGGATTTTGTGGAAATGTTCGTGGGCGTGGGCGCGAGCCGTGTACGCGATATGTTTGAACAAGCGAAGAAAAACGCGCCTTGCATCATTTTCATTGACGAGATTGACGCGGTTGGTCGCCAACGCGGTGCAGGTTTGGGCGGTGGCAATGACGAGCGCGAACAAACATTGAACCAACTTTTGGTGGAAATGGACGGCTTTGAAAGCAATCAAACCGTGATTGTGATTGCCGCCACCAACCGCCCAGACGTGCTTGACCCAGCTTTGCAACGCCCTGGACGTTTTGACCGTCAAGTGGTTGTGCCGCTTCCCGATATTCGCGGTCGCGAGCAAATTTTGAAAGTGCATGCGAAAAAAGTGCCTTTGGACGAAAGCGTGGATTTGGTTACCTTGGCGCGTGGCACCCCTGGTTTTTCGGGTGCGGATTTGGCGAATTTGGTCAATGAAGCGGCTTTGTTTGCAGGTCGCCGCAACAAGAAAAAAGTGGACCAAAGCGATTTTGAAGACGCCAAAGACAAAATCTACATGGGACCTGAACGCCGCAGCATGGTCATGCACGAAGACGAAAAACGTGCCACCGCTTACCACGAAGCAGGTCATGCGATTGTGGCGGAAAGTTTGCCGTTTTCCGACCCCGTTCACAAAGTTACGATTATGCCACGCGGACGTGCCTTGGGCTTGACGTGGCAACTGCCTGAACGCGACCGCATTTCCATGTACAAAGACCAGATGTTGAGCCAGCTTTCTATTTTGTTTGGCGGTCGCATTGCAGAAGATTTGTATGTGGGACGAATTTCCACAGGTGCATCAAATGACTTTGAACGCGCTACGCAATTAGCACGTGAGATGGTAACGCGCTTTGGTATGAGTGAAAAAATGGGCGTGATGGTGTATGCGGAAAACGAAGGCGAAGTGTTTTTGGGTCGCAGCGTAACGCGTTCGCAACACATTTCCGAAAAAACGCAACAGGAAGTGGACGCGGAAATCCGCCGCATTTTGGACGAGCAATATGCCGTTGCCTACAAAATTTTGAGCGAAAACCGCGACAAAATGGAAACCATGTGCAAAGCCTTGATGGATTGGGAAACGATTGACCGCGACCAAGTACTGGAAATCATGGCGGGCAAACAGCCTTCGCCGCCGAAAGATTACAGCCACAATGTGAAATCGGAAGCGGAACAAGCGCAAGATGCGGACAGCGAATTTGCTAAATTGCCCGAAGCGGACAAACAGCCTGAATTTGAACCTGCCGCCCAAAGCGAAACGGTCAAATCCGACAATTCGGACAATAATCAAAATAAAGCGTAA
- the rlmE gene encoding 23S rRNA (uridine(2552)-2'-O)-methyltransferase RlmE, which produces MVQRSKSSPAWMHEHVNDPYVKRAQKDGYRARAAYKLLEINEKDKLIKNGTVLADLGSAPGSWSQIAAKLVGKQGKVFALDILPMDALDGVEFIQGDFREDDVLAKFEELLGNRPLDLVICDMAPNMSGNGTIDQARSFYLCELALDFANNHLKTGGNFLVKVFQGTGYQEYMAAMREVFTSVQTRKPDASRNRSNEIYLLGKNKR; this is translated from the coding sequence ATGGTACAACGTTCCAAATCTTCTCCTGCTTGGATGCACGAACACGTCAATGACCCTTATGTCAAACGCGCACAAAAAGATGGTTATCGCGCTCGTGCAGCTTATAAGCTATTAGAAATAAATGAAAAAGACAAATTAATTAAAAATGGCACCGTTTTAGCAGACTTGGGCAGCGCACCAGGTAGCTGGTCGCAAATTGCCGCTAAATTGGTTGGCAAACAAGGTAAAGTTTTTGCTTTGGATATTTTGCCAATGGATGCGCTGGACGGCGTAGAATTTATTCAAGGCGATTTTCGTGAAGACGATGTATTGGCAAAATTTGAAGAATTACTGGGTAATCGTCCGTTAGACCTTGTAATTTGTGACATGGCACCCAATATGTCGGGCAACGGTACCATTGACCAAGCACGCAGTTTTTATTTATGCGAATTGGCTTTGGATTTCGCCAATAACCATTTGAAAACAGGTGGTAATTTCTTGGTTAAAGTGTTTCAAGGAACGGGTTATCAAGAATACATGGCAGCCATGCGCGAAGTTTTCACAAGCGTACAAACGCGTAAACCCGATGCTTCACGCAATCGGTCTAACGAAATTTATCTATTAGGCAAAAATAAACGCTGA
- a CDS encoding ferredoxin--NADP reductase encodes MAAFNTQEVLSVHHWTDAYFSFTCTRDESLRFENGQFVMIGLMVDGKPLMRAYSVASANWEEHLEFFSIKVQDGPLTGRLQHIKVGDEILISKKPTGTLIASDLNEGGKHLYLLSTGTGLAPFLSVTKDPDIYEQYEKVILVHGVRNKADLAYYDHFTQELPNHEFLGDMVREKLIYYPVVSREPFEHQGRLTDLMKSGKMFDDIGLPPINPKDDRAMLCGSMPMNADTSAILDSFGLVASPKTGVRGDYLIERAFVEQ; translated from the coding sequence ATGGCAGCATTCAATACCCAAGAAGTTCTATCCGTACACCATTGGACAGACGCTTATTTTAGTTTCACTTGCACACGCGATGAATCCTTGCGCTTTGAAAACGGACAATTCGTGATGATAGGTTTGATGGTGGACGGCAAACCCCTTATGCGTGCGTACAGCGTTGCTAGCGCAAATTGGGAAGAACACCTTGAATTTTTTAGCATTAAAGTACAAGACGGTCCATTAACAGGACGTTTACAACACATCAAAGTAGGCGACGAAATTCTCATCAGTAAAAAACCAACAGGTACACTCATCGCCAGCGATTTGAATGAAGGTGGCAAACATTTATATTTATTGTCCACAGGCACAGGACTTGCCCCATTTTTAAGCGTTACCAAAGACCCTGATATTTATGAACAATATGAAAAAGTGATTTTGGTACACGGCGTGCGTAATAAAGCAGATTTGGCGTATTACGACCACTTTACCCAAGAACTGCCCAATCACGAATTTTTAGGCGACATGGTGCGCGAAAAATTGATTTACTATCCCGTTGTTTCACGCGAACCGTTTGAACATCAAGGTCGCCTAACCGATTTGATGAAAAGCGGTAAAATGTTTGATGACATTGGTTTACCGCCCATCAATCCAAAAGATGACCGCGCCATGTTGTGTGGCAGCATGCCGATGAATGCCGATACTTCCGCTATTTTGGACAGTTTTGGCTTGGTGGCATCGCCCAAAACAGGTGTGCGCGGCGATTATTTAATTGAACGCGCATTTGTAGAACAATAA
- a CDS encoding DUF808 domain-containing protein, with the protein MAFASLFTLLDDIASMLDDVALMTKMAAKKTAGVVGDDLALNANQVTGVNADREIPIVWAVAKGSFINKMILIPVALILAVFAPFLIKPLLMIGGAYLCFEGVEKLLHKFLHRDDASHEIASDTLDSEKDKVRGAIRTDFILSAEIIIIALGVVENASLGVKIAALSAIGIGITIVVYGLVGLIVKADDLGFYLIRQTSRIKQWLGRGIIAFMPWFMRALSVVGTLAMFLVGGGIFTHNVTWLHHFQWHNVWLDTLFTLSVGIIIGAIVCAIVLPLVKLFSKKAH; encoded by the coding sequence ATGGCATTTGCTTCCCTGTTCACGCTGCTAGACGACATTGCTTCCATGTTGGACGATGTTGCCTTGATGACCAAAATGGCAGCGAAAAAAACGGCTGGCGTAGTGGGCGATGATTTGGCACTCAACGCCAACCAAGTAACAGGCGTGAATGCCGACCGCGAAATTCCGATTGTGTGGGCGGTGGCAAAAGGCTCGTTTATCAACAAAATGATTTTAATCCCCGTTGCCTTGATTTTAGCGGTGTTTGCCCCTTTTTTGATTAAACCCTTATTGATGATTGGCGGGGCTTATTTGTGTTTTGAAGGCGTAGAAAAATTGCTGCACAAATTTCTTCATCGCGATGATGCCAGCCACGAAATTGCTTCCGATACTTTGGATAGCGAAAAAGACAAAGTCAGAGGCGCGATTCGTACCGATTTTATTTTGTCGGCAGAAATCATCATCATTGCGCTGGGCGTGGTGGAAAATGCCAGTTTGGGCGTGAAAATTGCCGCACTTTCTGCGATTGGTATCGGCATTACCATTGTGGTTTATGGCTTGGTTGGTTTGATTGTCAAAGCAGATGACTTGGGCTTTTATTTGATACGCCAAACCAGTCGCATCAAACAATGGTTGGGGCGCGGCATCATCGCATTTATGCCGTGGTTTATGCGTGCTTTGAGCGTGGTGGGTACGCTGGCGATGTTCTTGGTGGGTGGCGGTATTTTTACCCACAATGTCACATGGTTGCATCATTTCCAATGGCATAACGTGTGGCTGGATACTTTGTTTACCTTATCGGTCGGCATCATTATTGGCGCGATTGTGTGTGCCATCGTGTTGCCCTTGGTCAAATTATTCAGCAAAAAAGCGCATTGA
- a CDS encoding CAP domain-containing protein, producing MMQAKWFLAISLGIVSLSVGAETLSPNQKELFNRINEFRSQARQCGGKIIPARQKLRWNKQLAHAAAQHALDMAKNNYMAYDSPRGVTPWQRIMASNYAGWDARAAIGAGYHNVNDILAQWTNSQFCAYTLMDEHINEIGIAQVRAAGSYYGNYWVMYAGVSAQDYSSEQMLNAVNRIRLQGRMCGTRRFQAAPPLRWNKLLQSSAQKHAQDMANNDYYGHVSRDGRTLRQRINQEGYVFLEAAENVAAGQLSLQQVLDNWLASPLHCENLMDPNVSELGMAYAYRDNARFKIYWVQNFAAPRPPKTLPQPTP from the coding sequence ATGATGCAAGCAAAATGGTTTTTGGCTATCAGTTTGGGCATTGTTTCGCTATCGGTGGGCGCGGAAACGCTATCGCCTAATCAAAAAGAATTATTCAATCGCATCAACGAATTTCGCAGCCAAGCGCGACAATGTGGCGGCAAAATCATACCTGCCCGACAAAAATTAAGGTGGAACAAGCAATTAGCACACGCCGCCGCGCAACATGCTTTGGATATGGCGAAAAATAATTATATGGCATACGACAGCCCGCGCGGTGTTACGCCGTGGCAGCGCATCATGGCAAGCAATTATGCGGGTTGGGACGCGCGGGCGGCGATTGGCGCAGGCTATCACAATGTCAATGATATTTTGGCGCAATGGACAAATTCACAATTTTGCGCCTACACTTTGATGGACGAACACATCAATGAAATTGGCATCGCGCAAGTTCGCGCAGCAGGTTCATATTATGGGAATTATTGGGTGATGTATGCAGGCGTTTCGGCACAAGATTATTCATCAGAACAAATGCTTAACGCGGTGAATCGTATCCGCTTGCAAGGTAGAATGTGTGGCACGCGCCGTTTTCAGGCTGCCCCACCTTTGCGCTGGAATAAATTATTACAATCTTCGGCACAAAAACACGCGCAAGATATGGCAAACAACGATTATTATGGACATGTTAGCCGCGATGGGCGAACTTTGCGCCAGCGTATCAATCAAGAAGGTTATGTGTTTTTGGAAGCGGCAGAAAATGTGGCGGCTGGGCAATTATCGCTGCAACAAGTTTTGGATAATTGGCTCGCCAGTCCGCTGCATTGCGAAAATTTAATGGACCCGAATGTAAGCGAATTGGGCATGGCATATGCCTATCGCGACAATGCGCGTTTTAAAATTTATTGGGTACAAAATTTTGCTGCGCCGCGTCCACCCAAAACTTTGCCACAACCTACTCCTTAA
- a CDS encoding DUF2147 domain-containing protein, translating to MKKIFAATLSFIIATTASAAGIEGKWRTIDDETKKPKAIVQISQNGNQFNGTIVGLAQGVDNVCPACGGNKPLVGLTVVRGLKSKNSNEYDGGTIYDPKGGKTYRVKATLSADGRTLKVRGFIGVSALGRTQTWTRVQ from the coding sequence ATGAAAAAAATTTTCGCAGCAACTTTGAGCTTTATCATCGCCACTACCGCTTCTGCCGCAGGCATTGAAGGCAAATGGCGCACCATTGACGATGAAACCAAAAAACCCAAAGCCATCGTGCAAATCAGCCAAAATGGCAACCAATTCAATGGCACGATTGTCGGCTTGGCGCAAGGCGTGGACAATGTTTGCCCTGCTTGTGGCGGCAATAAACCTTTGGTCGGTTTAACCGTTGTGCGTGGCTTGAAATCCAAAAACAGCAATGAATACGATGGTGGCACGATTTATGACCCAAAAGGTGGTAAAACCTATCGTGTCAAAGCAACTTTATCCGCCGATGGCCGCACCTTGAAAGTACGCGGATTTATTGGCGTGTCGGCATTGGGTCGCACGCAAACTTGGACGCGCGTTCAATAA
- the fabG gene encoding 3-oxoacyl-ACP reductase FabG, producing the protein MTTQNLIGKIALVTGASRGIGAAIADTLAQAGATVIGTATSENGATAIGERLAQWNGVGRTLNAADNGAIENLIGEIEKEFGKLDILVNNAGITRDNLLMRMKDDEWDDIMNVNLKSVYRASKAVMRGMMKQRSGRIITITSVVGTMGNAGQTNYAAAKAALQGFSKSLAREVGSRGITVNCIAPGFIDTDMTRALPEETRKMFENQTALGKFGEAQDIANAVLFLASEQASYITGQTLHVNGGMLMP; encoded by the coding sequence ATGACAACACAAAACTTAATAGGCAAAATCGCTTTGGTAACAGGCGCATCTCGTGGCATTGGCGCAGCGATTGCGGACACGTTGGCGCAAGCTGGTGCAACCGTGATTGGCACGGCGACTTCGGAAAACGGCGCGACGGCGATTGGCGAGCGTTTGGCTCAATGGAACGGCGTGGGTCGCACCTTGAACGCAGCAGACAATGGCGCGATTGAAAACCTGATTGGCGAAATTGAAAAAGAATTTGGCAAACTGGATATTTTGGTCAATAACGCAGGCATTACGCGCGACAATTTGCTCATGCGCATGAAAGACGATGAATGGGACGACATCATGAATGTGAACCTGAAATCCGTTTACCGCGCCAGCAAAGCCGTCATGCGTGGCATGATGAAACAGCGCAGTGGTCGCATTATCACGATTACATCGGTGGTTGGCACGATGGGCAATGCAGGGCAAACCAATTACGCCGCCGCCAAAGCCGCCTTGCAAGGTTTCAGCAAATCCTTGGCGCGTGAAGTGGGCAGTCGCGGCATTACCGTCAATTGCATTGCCCCTGGATTTATTGACACCGACATGACCCGCGCCTTGCCCGAAGAAACGCGCAAAATGTTTGAAAATCAAACCGCGCTGGGCAAATTTGGCGAAGCGCAAGATATTGCCAATGCCGTTTTATTCTTGGCTTCCGAGCAAGCCAGCTATATTACGGGGCAAACTTTGCATGTGAATGGCGGTATGTTGATGCCGTAA
- the serC gene encoding 3-phosphoserine/phosphohydroxythreonine transaminase, with product MRPYNFSAGPAVLPESVLRTAQQDMLDYNGTGFSVMEMSHRSDMFHSILYHAEQDLRQLLAIPSNYKVLFLQGGASAHFTQIALNFANGFKRIDSVVTGNWSGIAHSQMGKLSDVKVHLVAHGGDLYHYNDLPPASQWDISPDSAFVHYVINETVHGLQYRDIPQLGKDAPPVICDMSSEILSRRINVADFGVIYAGAQKNVGPSGATIVIIREDLLERCSERVPNVWNYQKHIEKDGMYNTPATYPIYMAGLVFRWLQTQGGVAKMEKINTLKAQTLYDAIDGSGGFYRNPIQPQARSYMNVIFTTGDKTLDERFIEQAAVRGLMFLRGYPVLGGMRASIYNAMPLAGVEALVAFMAEFQRRYG from the coding sequence ATGCGCCCATACAATTTTTCCGCAGGACCCGCCGTGTTGCCCGAAAGTGTGTTACGCACCGCACAACAAGATATGTTGGATTACAACGGCACAGGTTTTTCTGTGATGGAGATGTCGCACCGTTCTGATATGTTTCACAGTATTTTGTATCATGCGGAACAGGATTTGCGTCAATTATTGGCGATTCCATCCAATTATAAGGTCTTGTTTTTACAAGGTGGTGCATCGGCGCATTTCACGCAAATTGCGCTGAATTTTGCCAATGGTTTCAAACGTATAGACAGCGTGGTAACAGGAAATTGGTCGGGCATCGCGCATTCGCAAATGGGAAAATTGTCTGATGTGAAAGTGCATTTGGTGGCGCATGGTGGCGATTTGTATCACTACAATGATTTGCCGCCTGCATCGCAATGGGACATCAGCCCTGATTCAGCATTTGTGCATTATGTGATAAACGAAACGGTGCATGGCTTGCAATACCGCGATATTCCGCAATTAGGCAAAGATGCACCGCCTGTGATTTGTGATATGTCATCAGAAATTTTGTCGCGCCGAATCAATGTGGCGGATTTTGGTGTGATTTATGCGGGCGCACAGAAAAATGTGGGCCCAAGTGGCGCAACGATTGTGATTATCCGCGAAGATTTGTTGGAACGCTGTTCGGAACGTGTGCCAAATGTGTGGAATTATCAAAAACATATTGAAAAAGATGGTATGTACAACACGCCTGCAACCTATCCGATTTATATGGCGGGTTTGGTGTTCCGTTGGTTGCAAACGCAAGGTGGTGTGGCGAAAATGGAAAAAATCAACACGCTCAAAGCGCAAACTTTGTATGATGCGATTGATGGCAGCGGTGGTTTTTATCGCAATCCGATTCAGCCACAAGCGCGTTCGTATATGAATGTGATTTTTACGACTGGCGATAAAACTTTGGACGAACGGTTTATTGAGCAAGCCGCTGTGCGTGGTTTGATGTTTTTGCGCGGCTATCCTGTATTGGGTGGTATGCGCGCGAGTATTTATAATGCGATGCCTTTGGCTGGCGTGGAGGCATTGGTGGCGTTTATGGCAGAGTTTCAACGGAGATATGGGTAA